A DNA window from Aquarana catesbeiana isolate 2022-GZ linkage group LG01, ASM4218655v1, whole genome shotgun sequence contains the following coding sequences:
- the LOC141126851 gene encoding olfactory receptor 13G1-like yields MNQTSFMQFLLVGLSHYPNLQPLFFTIFLLIYIMAFVGNILISIVISSDSRLHTPMYFFLINLSILDICCTTAAIPKMLQILVIDKKTISYSGCISQLYLFTAALSTELILLTVMAYDRYVAICFPLRYKTIMSRTACVCLAGAAWILGSVNSMTHTCLILKLSFREQNIIDHFFCEIPPVLKLANSDTYVNDIVIVASDVLLGMICFILTVISYTYIISTIMKIRSAEKKKKAFSTCASHLTVVTIFYGGVIYTYVRPAFSNQLEADKVVSALYAIASPVLNPVIYSLRNKEVINAINKTFCKKTVFQK; encoded by the coding sequence ATGAATCAAACATCCTTCATGCAGTTCCTTTTGGTAGGGCTCTCCCACTACCCAAATCTCCAACCTCTTTTCTTTACCATATTCTTACTGATTTACATAATGGCATTCGTTGGAAATATATTGATATCAATTGTTATAAGTTCAGATTCTCGTCTTCACACTCCAATGTATTTCTTTCTTATTAATCTTTCCATACTGGACATTTGTTGCACAACGGCTGCTATCCCCAAGATGCTCCAGATACTTGTGATAGATAAGAAGACCATCTCATATTCTGGCTGTATCTCCCAGTTATATCTATTCACTGCTGCTTTAAGTACTGAACTGATTCTTCTGACAGTTATGGCATATGACAGGTATGTGGCAATATGCTTCCCTTTAAGGTACAAAACAATAATGAGCAGGACAGCATGTGTATGTCTGGCAGGAGCTGCTTGGATCCTTGGCTCTGTGAACTCAATGACTCATACATGCCTCATATTGAAACTCAGCTTTAGAGAGCAAAACATCATTGAccattttttctgtgaaattcctCCAGTTTTAAAGTTGGCAAATTCTGACACATATGTTAATGATATTGTTATTGTAGCATCCGATGTTCTGCTGGGAATGATATGTTTTATTCTCACTGTTATTTCCTATACATACATCATTTCCACTATTATGAAAATTCGTTctgctgagaaaaaaaagaaggcCTTCTCAACCTGCGCCTCCCACCTTACTGTAGTGACTATCTTTTATGGTGGAGTCATCTACACCTATGTACGGCCTGCCTTCAGCAACCAGTTAGAAGCTGATAAAGTTGTATCGGCTTTGTATGCCATTGCATCTCCAGTGTTAAATCCCGTTATATATAGCCTCAGGAACAAGGAGGTGATTAATGCCATTAATAAGACATTTTGCAAAAAGACAGTTTTTCAAAAGTGA